CGCTTCTCGGTTTCTTGTCGAGACAAGATGGAAACCGAGTTCCGGCAGTTTCGAATTTTGGAGCCAGTAAAAATATCCGTAGGTTAACAATTGAAGTTCGTAGGGATGTGCAAGCGCCGATTCGCGAAGGCGCTTTTGCATTTCGTAAACATTAAAAGCGGATTTTATTTCTTCTATACGAGGGCCGGATTCCGCGACGGATTCTAAGGTCTCGAATAGTCCGTCAACTCGACCGCCAACTTCAAATGAAAAGCCGCCGGCTTCAAACGTGTGAGTTAGCTGCACTTCTGGTCGATAGTTCGCGTGCGACCGAGCGCGCGCTGCTTGAACTTCTTGATGGATCTCTAGGCCCAACTCAGACGCCCGGCCAAAACCAGATAGAACGTCAATACTTCCTTTCAGCGGCGACGGCATAGCAAATTCAGTCACAGCCAGGCGAACGGTCTTCATAAAAAAGACATCTGTTCTACGGACTTTGTTTCAAGAGCAGTATCTGGAAAAGCTTGAATTCCTAAATTTCGCAAATGGCGAACAAGAGCACCGTTCCCCCGGTGTTGAACATAGACACGCTTGGCGCCTGTCGCTAATACGGTGGCGACCAAATCGTTCCAGTCGGCGTGATCCGACATGACAAAGCCAGTGTCGCAACCGCCATATGTTCTTCGACTAGCACTTGCCATCCAACCTGACGCAAAGGCAGTCTCGAATTTCTCACCTAGCAGCTTAGATTGACTCGACTTCAAGAATGACTGGGGTACAAGAAAAAGTTCGCCGCTCAACTCCGAGGTGTCAGCGATCCGACTTAAACAGATCGTTGGAGCTAAAGATATCCCGCGGGCTCGGTAGCAATCAGTCAGCGCCGTTGCGGCGGGATGACAATAGACAGGCCTCTTCATGTACGGCTGAAGAACGCCTAGGACCCGCTGAGCTTTCCCTAGTGAATAAGCGAAAAGAACACTACTGACGCCGTTTACCCGATTTTCTTCAGACCATTCCGAAATTTGCCGGCCAAGGTCAATTCCTTTAGGCCACTGGTAGGCCGGCGTACCAAAAGTGGCTTCCGTGATAAAGACGTCACATTTCACTTCTTGAAATGGTTCGCAGGTTGGATCTGGATCACGCTTGTAATCACCGGAAACAAGCCAAACTTCACCAAAGGGTTTACGGGTTCCTGGGTTCAGTTTCTGCATGCGAACTTGGGCCGAACCAAGAATGTGCCCTGCCGGATGAAACGAAAGTTCGACGTTCCGTAGGACAAACTTTTCACCAAAATCAAAGCCATGAACTTTCGCAGTTTTCCCAATTCGAACTTTGAGAAGATCAACACCCGAATGCGGTGTATAATAG
The Deltaproteobacteria bacterium genome window above contains:
- a CDS encoding ligase-associated DNA damage response exonuclease; translated protein: MLNLVRKTLTNVTGGFSIDPMVSVEHAVITHAHADHARRGSLNYYTPHSGVDLLKVRIGKTAKVHGFDFGEKFVLRNVELSFHPAGHILGSAQVRMQKLNPGTRKPFGEVWLVSGDYKRDPDPTCEPFQEVKCDVFITEATFGTPAYQWPKGIDLGRQISEWSEENRVNGVSSVLFAYSLGKAQRVLGVLQPYMKRPVYCHPAATALTDCYRARGISLAPTICLSRIADTSELSGELFLVPQSFLKSSQSKLLGEKFETAFASGWMASASRRTYGGCDTGFVMSDHADWNDLVATVLATGAKRVYVQHRGNGALVRHLRNLGIQAFPDTALETKSVEQMSFL